In a single window of the Anabas testudineus chromosome 19, fAnaTes1.2, whole genome shotgun sequence genome:
- the spag9b gene encoding C-Jun-amino-terminal kinase-interacting protein 4 isoform X1: MELDDVVLYQDDSGNSTMMSERVSGLASSIYREFERLIEKYDEDVVKELMPLVVAVLENLDSVFAVNQEHEVDLELLKEDNEQLVTQYEREKALRKHAEERYITLEDSQEGEKKDLQGRVVMLESHTRQLELKTKNYADQISRLEEREAELKKEYNALHQRHTEMIHSYMEHLERSKHQHASTPADPSDTGTGTSTRTRKERPISMGIFQLPGTDGMTPDLQREPVDTFAEPWRFNNLSHPRSNTSLKDELSKANHSGSKSSSPSHQGSVSKSGVRASLQSGGSQSNTLASSQGGTSKSNTPTSTYSGNSQSTTPLSPSHGEASTGVSPVSSLGGGSTASDVTMESVDTSLQKQDASDRLNKNLDWNNGKPESSKNITAVQEGQQGQLGCDAQESASTPLTEVSVVQDGTENLEKSEVQAIIESTPELDMDLNGCIGTSTPTKGGIENLAFDRNTDSLFEELSSAGNDLIGDVDEGADLLGMGREVEHLIHENTQLLETKNALNVVKNDLIARVDELSCEKEVLRGELDAVTQAKCKLEEKNKELEEELKKVRAEQEEAKQKVKNDNDDDSDVPTAQRKRFTRVEMARVLMERNQYKERLMELQEAVRWTEMIRASKESPALPEKKKSSLWQLMSFSRLFSSSGGAAKKPASEAPVNVKYNAPTSQIQPSVKKRSSTLQQLPSDKSKAFDFLNEEVPADNVVSRREQKRAQYQQVKAHVQKEDGRVQAYGWSLPKKYKANGGQTENKMKNLPVPVFLRPLDEKDPSMKLWCAAGVNLSGGKTRDGGSIIGASVFYSDVSRPESPRKKMGSQSSLDKLDQELKDQQKELLQQDDLSSLVWICTSTQSTTKVVVVDANQPGNILESFFICNSHVLCIASVPGARETDYPAGEEVPPNSEVGPAGDDILSSANSSSAGDDSVLGGITVVGCAAEGTAVVAQTADIGTESKPAEEATEATEASAGLADQRETLRGVYTEHVFTDPLGAQQTAETPANYSQRESDLFKDGVSSNPNDEEQDLMREEAQKMSSVLPTMWLGAQNGCVYVHSSVAQWKKCLHSIKLKDSVLGIVHVKGRVLVGLSDGTLAIFHRGVDGQWDLTNYHLLDLGTPHHSIRCMTVVHDKVWCGYRNKIYVVQPKAMKIEKSFDAHPRKDSQVRLLTWDGDGIWVSIRLDSTLRLFHAHTYQHLQDVDIEPYVSKMLGTGKLGFSFVRITALMVSCNRLWIGTGNGVIISIPLTETAANQVTKAAGNHPGSVVRVYGDDSGDKVTTGTFVPYCSMAHAQLCFHGHRDAVKFFTAVPGHALPSVSCGGEAAGDKATDVSAQEGTKSVLVMSGGEGYIDFRMGDEDSEKEEGEDLQLNLQPCLAKAERSHLIVWHVMVNED; this comes from the exons ATGGAGCTGGACGACGTAGTCCTGTATCAGGACGACTCCGGCAACTCTACCATGATGTCCGAGCGGGTCTCAGGGTTGGCCAGCTCCATCTACCGCGAGTTTGAGCGGCTCATCGAGAAATACGACGAGGACGTGGTGAAGGAGCTAATGCCGCTGGTCGTCGCCGTGTTGGAGAACTTGGACTCGGTGTTCGCTGTCAACCAGGAGCACGAAGTGGACCTGGAGCTGCTGAAGGAGGACAACGAGCAGCTCGTCACCCAGTATGAGCGAGAGAAGGCGCTGAGGAAACACGCAGAGGAG AGGTACATCACTCTTGAGGACTCtcaggagggagaaaagaaggaTCTCCAGGGTCGGGTGGTGATGCTGGAGTCTCACACACGTCAACTAGagctaaaaactaaaaactatgCAGATCAGA tCAGCAGGTTGGAGGAGAGAGAAGCCGAGCTCAAGAAGGAGTACAATGCACTTcatcagagacacacagag ATGATCCACAGCTACATGGAGCACCTGGAGCGCAGTAAACACCAACATGCTTCGACACCAGCAGATCCCTCAGATACGGGCACAGGCACATCAACCAGAACACG GAAGGAGCGCCCCATCTCCATGGGAATTTTCCAACTTCCTGGTACTGACGGTATGACCCCTGACCTCCAGAGAGAACCTGTAGACACGTTCGCTGAACCATGGAGATTCAACAACCTTAGCCATCCACGGTCCAACACCAGCCTTAAG GATGAGTTGTCCAAGGCAAACCACAGTGGCTCCAAATCCAGTTCTCCATCTCACCAAGGAAGTGTCTCCAAAAGTGGAGTTCGAGCATCTTTACAAAGTGGAGGGTCCCAATCTAACACCCTCGCGTCCTCTCAGGGTGGTACCTCTAAATCAAACACCCCCACATCTACATACAGCGGTAACTCACAGTCCACCACACCTCTATCTCCTTCTCATGGTGAAGCATCCACTGGTGTGAGTCCTGTGTCTAGTCTGGGGGGAGGTTCTACTGCTTCAGATGTTACCATGGAGTCTGTGGACACATCCCTTCAGAAACAGGACGCTTCAGACAGGCTGAACAAGAACCTTGACTGGAACAATGGAAAACCAGAGAGCAGTAAGAACATCACAGCAGTGCAGGAAGGACAGCAGGGTCAGCTCGGCTGTGACGCTCAGGAGTCAGCTTCTACACCTCTTACTGAAG TCTCTGTCGTACAAGATGGAACAGAAAACCTGGAGAAGTCTGAGGTGCAGGCAATCATAGAGTCCACTCCAGAGCTAGACATGGACCTCAACGGCTGCATAGGAACAAG CACACCAACTAAAGGTGGCATAGAGAATCTAGCATTCGACCgtaacactgactctctgttTGAGGAGCTATCTTCTGCTGGTAACGACCTGATAGGAGACGTGGACGAGGGAGCCGACTTGCTAG GTATGGGTCGCGAAGTGGAACATCTTATTCATGAGAACACTCAGCTGCTGGAGACCAA aaaCGCTCTAAATGTGGTGAAAAATGATTTGATAGCTCGCGTGGATGAGCTGTCATGTGAGAAAGAGGTTCTGCGAGGAGAGCTGGACGCTGTCACTCAGGCCAAGTGCAaactggaggagaaaaacaaagaattaGAAGAAGAGCTCAAGAA AGTTCgagcagagcaggaggaggcCAAACAGAAGGTTAAGAATGACAATGATGACGAC AGTGATGTACCAACAGCACAAAGAAAGCGCTTTACCAGGGTGGAGATGGCCAGAGTCCTGATGGAGAGGAACCAGTATAAGGAGAGGCTGATGGAGTTGCAGGAGGCTGTTCGATGGACAGAGATGATCCG GGCTTCAAAGGAGAGCCCAGCTCttccagagaagaagaaatccagTCTCTGGCAGTT GATG AGTTTCAGCCGTTTATTCAGCTCGTCGGGTGGGGCAGCCAAGAAGCCAGCGTCGGAGGCCCCAGTGAACGTCAAGTACAATGCACCCACCTCTCAGATTCAGCCATCTGTTAAGAAGAGGAGCAGcaccctgcagcagctgcccAGCGACAAGAGCAAAGCCTTTGATTTCCTCAATGAGGA AGTGCCAGCTGATAATGTGGTGTCCAGGCGAGAACAGAAGAGGGCGCAGTACCAGCAGGTCAAAGCCCATGTCCAGAAGGAGGACGGCAGAGTCCAGGCTTATGGGTGGAGCCTGCCCAAGAAGTACAAA GCCAATGGgggtcaaacagaaaacaagatgaAGAATCTGCCTGTTCCTGTCTTCCTCAGACCACTGGATGAAAAAGATCCTTCTATGAAG CTGTGGTGCGCTGCTGGCGTGAACCTCTCTGGAGGTAAAACTAGAGATGGCGGCTCAATCATAGGAgccagtgtgttttacagtgatgTGTCTAGACCAGAAAGCCCCAGGAAGAAAATGGGCTCTCAGAGTAGCCTGGACAAACTGGATCAAGAGCTCAAG GATCAACagaaagagctgctgcagcaagaCGACTTGTCGTCACTGGTGTGGATCTGTACCAGCACCCAGTCTACCACTAAAGTTGTTGTCGTTGATGCCAACCAGCCTGGAAACATCCTGGAGAGCTTCTTTATTTGTAACTCCCATGTACTGTGCATCGCTAGTGTACCAG GTGCAAGAGAGACGGACTACCCAGCAGGTGAAGAGGTGCCTCCAAACTCTGAGGTGGGACCAGCTGGAGATGACATCTTGTCATCAGCCAATAGCAGCTCAGCAGGGGATGACAGTGTTCTTGGAGGCATCACCGTTGTGGGCTGTGCGGCTGAAGGAACAGCAGTGGTTGCTCAGACAGCAGACATAGGAACAG AATCCAAACCGGCAGAAGAAGCCACCGAGGCGACGGAGGCCAGCGCAGGGCTTGCTGACCAAAGAGAAACCCTGAGGGGAGTCTACACCGAGCATGTCTTCACTGATCCACTGGGAGctcagcagacagcagagacTCCAGCCAACTACTCTCAGAG GGAGAGTGACCTGTTCAAAGATGGCGTGAGTTCAAACCCTAATGATGAGGAGCAGGATTTGATGAGAGAAGAGGCTCAGAAGATGAGCAGTGTTCTGCCCACCATGTGGCTAGGGGCACAGAATGGATG TGTGTACGTCCACTCGTCTGTGGCTCAGTGGAAAAAGTGTCTCCATTCCATAAAGCTGAAGGACTCTGTGCTTGGCATAGT ACATGTGAAAGGGCGTGTACTAGTTGGCCTTTCTGATGGCACTCTAGCCATTTTCCACAGAGGAGTAG ATGGACAGTGGGATCTGACCAACTATCATCTGTTAGACTTGGGGACACCGCACCACTCCATCCGCTGCATGACTGTTGTGCATGACAAGGTGTGGTGTGGCTACAGGAATAAGATCTATGTGGTCCAGCCCAAAGCTATGAAGATAGAG AAGTCATTTGATGCCCACCCTCGTAAGGACAGTCAGGTGCGTCTGCTGACTTGGGACGGGGATGGTATCTGGGTGTCCATCAGGCTGGACTCCACACTCAGGCTGTTCCACGCTCACACCTACCAGCACCTCCAGGACGTCGACATCGAGCCCTACGTCAGCAAGATGCTGG GCACGGGGAAGCTGGGCTTCTCGTTTGTGAGGATCACAGCACTGATGGTGTCGTGTAATCGTCTGTGGATCGGCACTGGCAACGGAGTTATCATCTCCATTCCTCTGACAGAGA CAGCAGCCAACCAGGTAACCAAGGCAGCAGGAAACCATCCTGGAAGTGTAGTTCGAGTCTATGGCGACGACAGCGGCGACAAAGTGACAACCGGGACGTTTGTTCCATACTGCTCCATGGCTCATGCTCAACTCTGTTTCCATGGTCACCGGGATGCAGTCAAGTTCTTCACGGCCGTCCCAG GTCATGCGCTTCCATCTGTGTCCTGTGGAGGAGAGGCAGCAGGAGACAAAGCAACAGATGTCTCAGCTCAGGAAGGAACCAAGTCTGTGTTGGTGATGAGTGGAGGAGAAGGCTACATCGACTTCAGGATGG GTGATGAGGACAGCGAgaaggaggaaggggaggacCTCCAGCTGAATCTGCAGCCCTGCTTGGCTAAAGCCGAGCGCAGCCACCTCATCGTCTGGCATGTTATGGTCAACGAGGACTGA
- the spag9b gene encoding C-Jun-amino-terminal kinase-interacting protein 4 isoform X2, with amino-acid sequence MELDDVVLYQDDSGNSTMMSERVSGLASSIYREFERLIEKYDEDVVKELMPLVVAVLENLDSVFAVNQEHEVDLELLKEDNEQLVTQYEREKALRKHAEERYITLEDSQEGEKKDLQGRVVMLESHTRQLELKTKNYADQISRLEEREAELKKEYNALHQRHTEMIHSYMEHLERSKHQHASTPADPSDTGTGTSTRTRKERPISMGIFQLPGTDGMTPDLQREPVDTFAEPWRFNNLSHPRSNTSLKDELSKANHSGSKSSSPSHQGSVSKSGVRASLQSGGSQSNTLASSQGGTSKSNTPTSTYSGNSQSTTPLSPSHGEASTGVSPVSSLGGGSTASDVTMESVDTSLQKQDASDRLNKNLDWNNGKPESSKNITAVQEGQQGQLGCDAQESASTPLTEVSVVQDGTENLEKSEVQAIIESTPELDMDLNGCIGTSTPTKGGIENLAFDRNTDSLFEELSSAGNDLIGDVDEGADLLGMGREVEHLIHENTQLLETKNALNVVKNDLIARVDELSCEKEVLRGELDAVTQAKCKLEEKNKELEEELKKVRAEQEEAKQKVKNDNDDDSDVPTAQRKRFTRVEMARVLMERNQYKERLMELQEAVRWTEMIRASKESPALPEKKKSSLWQFFSRLFSSSGGAAKKPASEAPVNVKYNAPTSQIQPSVKKRSSTLQQLPSDKSKAFDFLNEEVPADNVVSRREQKRAQYQQVKAHVQKEDGRVQAYGWSLPKKYKANGGQTENKMKNLPVPVFLRPLDEKDPSMKLWCAAGVNLSGGKTRDGGSIIGASVFYSDVSRPESPRKKMGSQSSLDKLDQELKDQQKELLQQDDLSSLVWICTSTQSTTKVVVVDANQPGNILESFFICNSHVLCIASVPGARETDYPAGEEVPPNSEVGPAGDDILSSANSSSAGDDSVLGGITVVGCAAEGTAVVAQTADIGTESKPAEEATEATEASAGLADQRETLRGVYTEHVFTDPLGAQQTAETPANYSQRESDLFKDGVSSNPNDEEQDLMREEAQKMSSVLPTMWLGAQNGCVYVHSSVAQWKKCLHSIKLKDSVLGIVHVKGRVLVGLSDGTLAIFHRGVDGQWDLTNYHLLDLGTPHHSIRCMTVVHDKVWCGYRNKIYVVQPKAMKIEKSFDAHPRKDSQVRLLTWDGDGIWVSIRLDSTLRLFHAHTYQHLQDVDIEPYVSKMLGTGKLGFSFVRITALMVSCNRLWIGTGNGVIISIPLTETAANQVTKAAGNHPGSVVRVYGDDSGDKVTTGTFVPYCSMAHAQLCFHGHRDAVKFFTAVPGHALPSVSCGGEAAGDKATDVSAQEGTKSVLVMSGGEGYIDFRMGDEDSEKEEGEDLQLNLQPCLAKAERSHLIVWHVMVNED; translated from the exons ATGGAGCTGGACGACGTAGTCCTGTATCAGGACGACTCCGGCAACTCTACCATGATGTCCGAGCGGGTCTCAGGGTTGGCCAGCTCCATCTACCGCGAGTTTGAGCGGCTCATCGAGAAATACGACGAGGACGTGGTGAAGGAGCTAATGCCGCTGGTCGTCGCCGTGTTGGAGAACTTGGACTCGGTGTTCGCTGTCAACCAGGAGCACGAAGTGGACCTGGAGCTGCTGAAGGAGGACAACGAGCAGCTCGTCACCCAGTATGAGCGAGAGAAGGCGCTGAGGAAACACGCAGAGGAG AGGTACATCACTCTTGAGGACTCtcaggagggagaaaagaaggaTCTCCAGGGTCGGGTGGTGATGCTGGAGTCTCACACACGTCAACTAGagctaaaaactaaaaactatgCAGATCAGA tCAGCAGGTTGGAGGAGAGAGAAGCCGAGCTCAAGAAGGAGTACAATGCACTTcatcagagacacacagag ATGATCCACAGCTACATGGAGCACCTGGAGCGCAGTAAACACCAACATGCTTCGACACCAGCAGATCCCTCAGATACGGGCACAGGCACATCAACCAGAACACG GAAGGAGCGCCCCATCTCCATGGGAATTTTCCAACTTCCTGGTACTGACGGTATGACCCCTGACCTCCAGAGAGAACCTGTAGACACGTTCGCTGAACCATGGAGATTCAACAACCTTAGCCATCCACGGTCCAACACCAGCCTTAAG GATGAGTTGTCCAAGGCAAACCACAGTGGCTCCAAATCCAGTTCTCCATCTCACCAAGGAAGTGTCTCCAAAAGTGGAGTTCGAGCATCTTTACAAAGTGGAGGGTCCCAATCTAACACCCTCGCGTCCTCTCAGGGTGGTACCTCTAAATCAAACACCCCCACATCTACATACAGCGGTAACTCACAGTCCACCACACCTCTATCTCCTTCTCATGGTGAAGCATCCACTGGTGTGAGTCCTGTGTCTAGTCTGGGGGGAGGTTCTACTGCTTCAGATGTTACCATGGAGTCTGTGGACACATCCCTTCAGAAACAGGACGCTTCAGACAGGCTGAACAAGAACCTTGACTGGAACAATGGAAAACCAGAGAGCAGTAAGAACATCACAGCAGTGCAGGAAGGACAGCAGGGTCAGCTCGGCTGTGACGCTCAGGAGTCAGCTTCTACACCTCTTACTGAAG TCTCTGTCGTACAAGATGGAACAGAAAACCTGGAGAAGTCTGAGGTGCAGGCAATCATAGAGTCCACTCCAGAGCTAGACATGGACCTCAACGGCTGCATAGGAACAAG CACACCAACTAAAGGTGGCATAGAGAATCTAGCATTCGACCgtaacactgactctctgttTGAGGAGCTATCTTCTGCTGGTAACGACCTGATAGGAGACGTGGACGAGGGAGCCGACTTGCTAG GTATGGGTCGCGAAGTGGAACATCTTATTCATGAGAACACTCAGCTGCTGGAGACCAA aaaCGCTCTAAATGTGGTGAAAAATGATTTGATAGCTCGCGTGGATGAGCTGTCATGTGAGAAAGAGGTTCTGCGAGGAGAGCTGGACGCTGTCACTCAGGCCAAGTGCAaactggaggagaaaaacaaagaattaGAAGAAGAGCTCAAGAA AGTTCgagcagagcaggaggaggcCAAACAGAAGGTTAAGAATGACAATGATGACGAC AGTGATGTACCAACAGCACAAAGAAAGCGCTTTACCAGGGTGGAGATGGCCAGAGTCCTGATGGAGAGGAACCAGTATAAGGAGAGGCTGATGGAGTTGCAGGAGGCTGTTCGATGGACAGAGATGATCCG GGCTTCAAAGGAGAGCCCAGCTCttccagagaagaagaaatccagTCTCTGGCAGTT TTTCAGCCGTTTATTCAGCTCGTCGGGTGGGGCAGCCAAGAAGCCAGCGTCGGAGGCCCCAGTGAACGTCAAGTACAATGCACCCACCTCTCAGATTCAGCCATCTGTTAAGAAGAGGAGCAGcaccctgcagcagctgcccAGCGACAAGAGCAAAGCCTTTGATTTCCTCAATGAGGA AGTGCCAGCTGATAATGTGGTGTCCAGGCGAGAACAGAAGAGGGCGCAGTACCAGCAGGTCAAAGCCCATGTCCAGAAGGAGGACGGCAGAGTCCAGGCTTATGGGTGGAGCCTGCCCAAGAAGTACAAA GCCAATGGgggtcaaacagaaaacaagatgaAGAATCTGCCTGTTCCTGTCTTCCTCAGACCACTGGATGAAAAAGATCCTTCTATGAAG CTGTGGTGCGCTGCTGGCGTGAACCTCTCTGGAGGTAAAACTAGAGATGGCGGCTCAATCATAGGAgccagtgtgttttacagtgatgTGTCTAGACCAGAAAGCCCCAGGAAGAAAATGGGCTCTCAGAGTAGCCTGGACAAACTGGATCAAGAGCTCAAG GATCAACagaaagagctgctgcagcaagaCGACTTGTCGTCACTGGTGTGGATCTGTACCAGCACCCAGTCTACCACTAAAGTTGTTGTCGTTGATGCCAACCAGCCTGGAAACATCCTGGAGAGCTTCTTTATTTGTAACTCCCATGTACTGTGCATCGCTAGTGTACCAG GTGCAAGAGAGACGGACTACCCAGCAGGTGAAGAGGTGCCTCCAAACTCTGAGGTGGGACCAGCTGGAGATGACATCTTGTCATCAGCCAATAGCAGCTCAGCAGGGGATGACAGTGTTCTTGGAGGCATCACCGTTGTGGGCTGTGCGGCTGAAGGAACAGCAGTGGTTGCTCAGACAGCAGACATAGGAACAG AATCCAAACCGGCAGAAGAAGCCACCGAGGCGACGGAGGCCAGCGCAGGGCTTGCTGACCAAAGAGAAACCCTGAGGGGAGTCTACACCGAGCATGTCTTCACTGATCCACTGGGAGctcagcagacagcagagacTCCAGCCAACTACTCTCAGAG GGAGAGTGACCTGTTCAAAGATGGCGTGAGTTCAAACCCTAATGATGAGGAGCAGGATTTGATGAGAGAAGAGGCTCAGAAGATGAGCAGTGTTCTGCCCACCATGTGGCTAGGGGCACAGAATGGATG TGTGTACGTCCACTCGTCTGTGGCTCAGTGGAAAAAGTGTCTCCATTCCATAAAGCTGAAGGACTCTGTGCTTGGCATAGT ACATGTGAAAGGGCGTGTACTAGTTGGCCTTTCTGATGGCACTCTAGCCATTTTCCACAGAGGAGTAG ATGGACAGTGGGATCTGACCAACTATCATCTGTTAGACTTGGGGACACCGCACCACTCCATCCGCTGCATGACTGTTGTGCATGACAAGGTGTGGTGTGGCTACAGGAATAAGATCTATGTGGTCCAGCCCAAAGCTATGAAGATAGAG AAGTCATTTGATGCCCACCCTCGTAAGGACAGTCAGGTGCGTCTGCTGACTTGGGACGGGGATGGTATCTGGGTGTCCATCAGGCTGGACTCCACACTCAGGCTGTTCCACGCTCACACCTACCAGCACCTCCAGGACGTCGACATCGAGCCCTACGTCAGCAAGATGCTGG GCACGGGGAAGCTGGGCTTCTCGTTTGTGAGGATCACAGCACTGATGGTGTCGTGTAATCGTCTGTGGATCGGCACTGGCAACGGAGTTATCATCTCCATTCCTCTGACAGAGA CAGCAGCCAACCAGGTAACCAAGGCAGCAGGAAACCATCCTGGAAGTGTAGTTCGAGTCTATGGCGACGACAGCGGCGACAAAGTGACAACCGGGACGTTTGTTCCATACTGCTCCATGGCTCATGCTCAACTCTGTTTCCATGGTCACCGGGATGCAGTCAAGTTCTTCACGGCCGTCCCAG GTCATGCGCTTCCATCTGTGTCCTGTGGAGGAGAGGCAGCAGGAGACAAAGCAACAGATGTCTCAGCTCAGGAAGGAACCAAGTCTGTGTTGGTGATGAGTGGAGGAGAAGGCTACATCGACTTCAGGATGG GTGATGAGGACAGCGAgaaggaggaaggggaggacCTCCAGCTGAATCTGCAGCCCTGCTTGGCTAAAGCCGAGCGCAGCCACCTCATCGTCTGGCATGTTATGGTCAACGAGGACTGA